From the genome of Pseudomonas hamedanensis:
CCGGACTTTGACCTGATCAAGCAACGCCTCAACAGTCCGGTGATTTTCGACGGGCGCAACCTGTACGACGCCGACCGCCTGGCGCGCAACGGCTTCCAATACTTCCCGATGGGCCGCGGTGAATCGCGCAAATTGCCGATTTCGTTGCAACAGTGGACGCACGCCTCGGACGTCGCGTGAACAAAGCAAGGCCTCTCCCAAATTGGTTTTGTGATGGTCAGTAATAGCTCTGGCGCACTCCGAAACTGTGGGAGCGAGCTTGCTCGCGAAGGCGGCTTGTCAGTCGATATCTGTGCTGACTGACCCACCGCTTCCGGGAGCAAGCCCCCTCCCACATTGGTTTTTTTGGTGGTCAGCAATTGCCCCGGCGCACCCCAAACCTGTGGGAGCAAGCCCCTCCCACAATTGGTTTTGTGATGATCAGTAATAACTCTGTTGCACTCCAAACCTGTGGGAGCGGGCTTGCTCGCGAAGGCGGCCTGTCAGTCGATATCAGTGCTGACTGACCCACCGCCTCCGGGAGCAAGCCCCCTCCCACATTGGTTTTGTGGTGGGTAGTAAATAGCCCTGGTGTTCACCAGACCTTTGGGAGCAAGCTCCTGCCACAGATATGTCTCAGCTTGACCGGCAGAGCCTGCACAGAGAGGATAGCGTTCGCCCGCCCGGCTTTGAAATAAGGACATTGACCTCCGTGGCCACCTACTCGCGCCTCATCCGCCGCTTGATGATCAGTTCGTTGAGCGTCGTCATCAGCCGCGCCCTGATCAGCCCGTTGTTGACCTTGTTCCTCAGCAACACTCTCGGGCTCAACCCCCAGGACGTCGGGCTGTTGCTGGGGATCGCGGTATTCAGCGCCACGTTACTTTCGCTTTACGGCGGTTACATCATCGACCGCCTGGACAAGCGCCGCCTGCTGATCCTGACCATGCTCTCAAGCGGGATCGGCCTGATCCTGCTGACCTTCGCACAGAACCTGTATCTGACCACCCTGGTGCTGATCATCAGCGAAACGGCGTCTGCCCTGTTCCTGATCTGCTCCAAGGCCATCCTTAGTGAAAACCTGCCGGTGGGCCAACGGGTCAAGGCGTTTTCCCTCAATTACACGTTGACCAATATCGGCTATGCAGTCGGTCCGATGATCGGCGTGGTGATTGCCGGTGTAGAGCCTGCGGCGCCGTTTCTGGTCGCAGGGGCAATTGCCATTGGCAGCATTTTTCTGTTGCTCGGCGTCGGCAGGGACGCCAAGCCGGAATCATCGATCAACCCACCTCCGAGCTTTGTGAACACGCTGGTCATTCTGAAAAACGACCGCACGATGGTCCTGTTCACCCTCGGTTGCCTGCTCAGCACCTTGGTGCACGGGCGCTTCACCTTGTATTTGTCGCAATACCTGTTGGTCACCCACACCCAGCAACAAACGCTCGACACCATGGCCGCCCTGCTCGCCTGCAACGCGATCACCGTAATCCTGCTGCAATATCAGGTCGGCCGTTTGCTGACCCGCGAACGCCTGCGCCACTGGATTGCCGGCGGCACCGCCCTGTTCATCGTTGGGCTGATCGGCTTCAGTCTGGCCGACAGTCTCGTCGGTTGGTGCGTGGCGATGTTCATCTTTACCCTGGGCGAGATGATCATCTATCCCGCAGACTTTCTATTTGTCGACACGCTGGCCCCGGAACACTTGCGCGGCAGCTACTACGGCGCGCAGAACCTGGCGGCACTGGGCGGTGCGGCCAGCCCGGTCATATGCGGTTTTCTGTTGATGCACACGCCGGCGCCAAGCATGTTTTACGCTTTGAGCGCATTGGCCGCAGTAGGCGGCTACTTGTGTTTCATGAGCGGTCGACGCATCGCCATAGCTCAAAAATAATGCACTAAAGCTGCATTTATATGAATTTGTCAGCATCGTCACGGAACGGCACACTGTGTGCGTTCCTCCCCCAATGTTGGAACGCTTCGAGGGCTTTCCGGATTTGCCGGACAAGTCCTTTTTTTTGCCCGGATTTTGTTAAGGATCGGTTCTACATGCTTGCTCGCTGGTTGCCCGCCGCCATCAACACCCGCCCCTCCGAATGGAGCCGCGCCGCCATCGGCATGGCGCTGGGCACGCTGTTCAGCGTGTGGCTGTGTGCCCAGGTGTTCGGTCATGAAGTCGCTTATCACCTGATCGGCCCATTAGGCGCGTCGGCCGTGCTGCTGTTCGCCGTCTCCTCCGGCGCCCTCGCCCAGCCTTGGTCGATTCTCGGTGGCTATCTGTGTGCCGGCGTCGTTGCGTTGCTGGTCGCTCACGTACTCGGGCGCACCCTCGGCAGCGCCTGTCTGGCGGCGGGCATGGCGCTGATCCTGATGTGCTGGCTGCGTTGCCTGCACCCACCGGCCGGCGCCCTCGCGCTGACGCTGGTGCTGGCCGACCCCGCGACCATCGCCCTGGACTGGAAAGCCATGGAACCGGTGATGCTCGGCGCGGCGTGCATGCTTGCCAGCGCCCTGGCCTACAACAACCTGACGCGCATTCGCTACCCGAAACGCCCGGCCGATCCGGCCCCGCCGGTGGTTCCGGTCGACAGCCAGGCCATTACCGCCGAAGACCTCAAGCGCGCATTGGCAGACATGGAAGCCTTCATCGACGTCACCCCCGAAGACCTCGAACGGCTGATCCACGCCACCGAACTGCACGCCAAGCGCCGCAGCATCGGCGAAGTCTTCACCCGCTGACACAGCAAACGCCGCCCCGTACGCACTGACCGCACGCACAGACCGTAGAAGCCGTAGGAGCTGACGAGTGCAACGAGGCTGCGATCTTTTGATCTTGCTCTCTAAAGATCAAAAGATCGCAGCCTTCGGCAGCTCCTACCCAAACCGCAACCATAAGATAAAAATGCAGACTCCCCCTGCACATATCCGCGTTGTACAAGGCAAATTTGCACTGTTAGGATCCGTTAACGCTCGCGCGCGAGCTTCTCGAATAAAGACAATAAAAGCAGGGAGTTACTGATGACAGCTCAGGCTTCATCCCCGCGGACCGAGTCCATGGATGCCACGCAAAACGAAGTGCTGGCCGAGGTGCGCAACCACATCGGGCACCTGACCCTCAATCGCCCCGCCGGCCTCAACGCCATCACCCTCGACATGGTGCGCCAGCTGCAACGCCAGCTCGACGCCTGGGCGACGGACGCCGATGTCAACGCGGTGGTCCTGCGCGGTGCCGGCGAGAAAGCGTTCTGTGCCGGTGGCGATATTCGTTCGCTGTACGACAGTTACAAAAGCGGCGACACCCTGCACGAAGATTTCTTCGTCGAGGAATACGCCCTCGACCTGACCCTTCATCACTACCGCAAACCGGTGCTGGCCTTGATGGACGGTTTCGTCCTCGGCGGCGGCATGGGCCTGGTGCAAGGCGCCGACCTGCGGGTGGTCACCGAGAAAAGTCGTCTGGCGATGCCGGAAGTTGCCATCGGCTATTTCCCGGATGTCGGCGGCAGCTATTTTCTCTCGCGCATTCCCGGCGAACTGGGGATTTACCTGGGTGTCAGCGGCGTGCAGATTCGTGCAGCCGATGCGTTGTACTGCGGGCTGGCCGACTGGTACCTGGACAGCAACAAACTGTCGCTGCTCGACGAGAAACTCGACCAGATGGAGTGGCAGGACACGCCGCTCAAGGCCCTGCAGAACCTGCTGGCAAAACACGCCGTGCAGACCCTGCCTGATGCGCCGCTGCAAACGCTGCGCCCGGTCATCGACCACTTTTTCGCCTTGCCCGACGTGCCAAGCATGGTCGAGCAACTGCGTGCCGTAACCGTCGCCGACAGCCATGAATGGGCCACCGCCACGGCCGATCTGCTCGAAACCCGCTCGCCGCTGGCCATGGCGGTGACTCTGGAAATGCTCCGTCGCGGTCGCCACTTGAGCCTGGAGCACTGCTTTGCCCTTGAACTGCATCTGGATCGCCAGTGGTTCGCCCGTGGCGACTTGATTGAAGGCGTCCGCGCGCTGCTGATCGACAAGGACAAGTCACCTCGCTGGAACCCGCCAACCCTCGCAGGGCTGGACGCGGCGAAGGTTGCGAGTTTCTTCCACGGTTTTGATGAAAGCGGGAACTGAGCCATGCACGATCTCGAACTGACTGAAGAACAAGTGATGATCCGCGACATGGCCCGGGACTTTGCCCGCGGCGAAATCGCCCCCCACGCGCAAGCCTGGGAAAAGGCCGGCTGGATCGACGACGCCCTGGTTGCGAAAATGGGCGAGCTGGGCCTGCTCGGCATGGTGGTGCCTGAAGAATGGGGCGGCACTTACGTGGATTACGTCGCTTACGCACTGGCCGTGGAAGAGATTTCTGCCGGCGACGGCGCGACGGGCGCGTTCATGAGCATCCATAACTCGGTCGGCTGCGGTCCGGTGCTCAACTACGGCAGCGAAGCACAGAAACAGACCTGGCTGGCATCGCTGGCCAGCGGTGAAACCATCGGTTGCTTCTGCCTGACCGAACCGCAAGCGGGTTCCGAAGCGCACAACCTGCGCACCCGCGCTGAATTGCGTGACGGCCAATGGGTGATCAACGGCGCCAAGCAATTTGTCAGCAACGGCAAGCGGGCGAAACTCGCGATCGTGTTCGCCGTGACCGATCCGGACCTGGGCAAGAAAGGCCTCTCGGCGTTTCTGGTGCCGACCGACACACCGGGATTTATCGTCGACCGCACTGAGCACAAAATGGGTATCCGCGCGTCCGATACCTGCGCGGTGACGCTCAATAACTGCGCCGTTCCTGAAGCAAATCTGCTGGGTGAGCGCGGCAAGGGTCTGGCGATCGCCCTGTCCAACCTAGAAGGCGGTCGCATCGGTATCGCCGCACAAGCACTGGGCATCGCCCGGGCGGCGTTCGAAGCGGCGCTGGCGTATTCGAAAGACCGGGTGCAGTTCGACAAACCGATCATCGAGCACCAGAGCATCGCCAATCTGCTGGCGGACATGCACATGCAAATCAACGCAGCCCGGTTGATGATTCTGCATGCGGCGCGGTTGCGCACGGCGGGCAAACCCTGCCTGTCCGAGGCGTCGCAGGCCAAGCTGTTTGCTTCGGAAATGGCCGAGAAAGTGTGTTCCTCTGCGATCCAGATTCATGGCGGGTACGGCTATCTCGAAGATTACCCGGTCGAGAAGTACTACCGCGATGCGCGAATTACCCAGATTTATGAAGGGTCGAGCGAGATTCAACGGATGGTGATTGCGCGGGATCTGAAAAACTATCAGCTCTAAAAGCTTCGCGAGCAGGCTCGCTCCCACAGGGAATGTGTGTGTGTGCAGCGCAGACTCAGTGTGGGAGGGGGCTTGCTCCCGTAGGCGGTGGGTCAGTCAGCAGATAGAGTGACTGACAAACCGCCATCGCGAGCAGGCTCACTCCTACAGGTTCCGGTGTGTGCCGTAGTTATTACGACCCACTGCAAAATCCATGTGGGAGGGGGCGTGCTCCCGAAGGCAGTGGGTCAGTCAGCAGATAGAGTGACTGACAAACCGCCATCGCGACCAGGCTCACTCCTACAGGTTCCGGTGTGTGCCGTAGTTATTACGACCCACTGCAAAATCCCTGTGGGAGCGAGCCTGCTCGCGAAGGCGTCAGCCCGGGCGCTACATCACTTGCCCCGGAACACCGGATCGCGCTTACCGACAAACGCGGCCATCCCTTCCTTCTGATCCTGGGTGGCAAACGCCGCATGGAACACCCGGCGCTCAAAGCGTACGCCTTCAGTCAGGTTCACTTCAAAAGCGCGGTTGACGCTTTCCTTGATCATCATCGCAATCGGCAGTGACTTGCTGGCAATCACCGCCGCAACCTTCAGCGCTTCTTCCAGCAATTCATCGCTCGGCACGATGCGCGCGACGATGCCACAGCGCTCGGCTTCCACGGCATCGATCATGCGCCCGCTCAGGCACATGTCCATGGCTTTGGCCTTGCCCACGGCGCGGGTCAGGCGCTGGGTGCCGCCCATGCCCGGAAGGACGCCAAGGTTGATTTCCGGTTGGCCGAATCTGGCGTTGTCGCCGGCCAGAATGAAGTCGCACATCAGCGCCAGTTCACACCCCCCGCCAAGAGCAAAGCCGTTGACCGCGGCGATGATCGGCTTGCGTCGGTTGGCGACGCGATCGCTGTCGCTGAACAGATCGTCCATGTAGATCTGCGGATAGGTCAGCTCGGCCATTTCCTTGATGTCAGCGCCGGCAGCGAAAGCTTTTTTAGAACCCGTGAGGACGATGCAGCCAATGTGCGCGTCGGCTTCCAGCGCGTCGAGGGCGTGGTTCACTTCGCTGACCAGTTGCGCGTTCAAGGCATTCAGCGCCTGGGGCCGGTTGAGGGTAATCAGGCCAACGCGGTCGCGGATTTCCAGGAGGATCGTTTCGTAAGTCATGAATAAAATTCCTTGTCAGAGATTGCGCGAAATGACCATGCGCTGAATGTCGCTGGTGCCTTCGTAGATCTGGCAGACACGCACATCGCGGTAAATGCGTTCCAGCGGGAAGTCGTTGAGGTAACCGTAACCGCCGAGGGTTTGCAACGCCATTGAGCAGACCTTTTCGGCCATTTCCGAAGCAAACAGTTTGGCCATCGACGCCTCCACCAGCGCCGGCTGACCGCTGTCGCGCAGGGCCGCAGCGTAGTGCACCATCTGCCGGGCCACGGCGATCTGCGTGGCCATGTCGGCGAGGCGGAACGCGACGGCCTGGTGTTCGATGATCGGCTTGCCGAAGGTGTCGCGCTCGCGGGCGTAATCGCGCGCCGCTTCGAACGCGGCGCGCGCCATGCCGACGGCCTGGGAAGCAATACCGACGCGGCCGCCCTCAAGGTTCGCCAGGGCGATTTTATAGCCCTCGCCCTCCTCGCCCAGCCGATTGGCTACCGGAACTTTGACGTCCTCAAAGAGAATCTGGCAGGTGTCTGACGCGTGCTGGCCGAGTTTGTCTTCGACCCTTGCGACCTTATAGCCCGGCGAGTCGGTCGGCACGATAAACGCGCTGATGCCGCGCTTGCCGGCGCTCGGATCGGTCACGGCAAACACAATCACCACCCCGGCATTCTGTCCGGAAGTGATGAACTGTTTGCAGCCGTTGAGCACGTAGTGGTCGCCGTCCAGACGTGCGCGGGTTTTCAGGCTGCTGGCATCGGAACCGGCCTGCGGCTCGGTCAGGGCAAAGGCGCCGAGCATCGCGCCGCTGGCCAGCGGTTTGAGGAATCGCTCGCGTTGATCGTCGTTGCCGAACTTGAGAATCGGCACGCAACCGACCGAGTTGTGCACGCTCATGATCGTCGAGCAGGCGCCATCGCCGGCGGCGATTTCCTCCAGAGCCATGGCGTAGGCCAGATAGCCGGTGTCGCAGCCACCCCACTGCTCCGCCACGAGCATGCCGAAGAAGCCGAGTTCAGCCATCTCAGAGATGGCTTCTCTGGGGAACCGGTGCTCGCGATCCCACTCGGCGGCGAACGGCTTGAGACGCTCCTCGGCAAACTGCCGGGCCATGTCACGGATCTGTTGTTGGTCTTGGTTGGGAATCATGGTGAATCCTTAAATCCGGGTTACCACAAAGAACCCCTGTGGGAGCGAGCTTGCTCGCGAATGCGGTGTGTCATTCAACCCTAATGTTGGCTGACAGAACGCCTTCGCGAGCAAGCTCGCTCCCACAGGGATTGTTGTTTACTTCAATAGAGGCATTCCACAGCCATGGCCGTGGCTTCGCCGCCGCCAATGCAGATGGCCGCAATCCCGCGTTTGAGCTGTTTCTGCCGCAGCGCCGCCAGCAGCGTCACCAGAATCCGCGCGCCCGACGCACCGATCGGGTGGCCCAGCGCACAGGCGCCGCCGTGCACATTGAGCTTGTCGTGCGGGATCTGCAGATGCGTCATCGCCGCCATGCCGACCACGGCAAACGCTTCGTTGACTTCGAACAGATCAACCTGATCCAGCGCCCATCCAGTCCGTTTCAGCAGGGTTTTGATCGCCCCGATCGGCGCGGTCGGAAACAGCCCCGGCGTGTCGGCGAACGCCGCATGACCATGAATCACCGCCAGTGGCGTGAGGCCCAGTTGCTGCGCGTGAGACTGGCGCATCAGCACCAGCGCAGCAGCGCCATCGGAGATCGAACTGGAGTTCGCCGCCGTCACCGTGCCGCCTTCGCGGAAGGCCGGTTTCAGCGAGGCGACTTTGTCGAGTCTGGCTTTCGGCGGCTGCTCGTCGTGACTGATCAGCACCTGTTCTTTGCCGACGGTCACGGTCAGCGGGACGATTTCGTCCTGGAAGCTGCCATCCTTGATCGCCTGCTGCGCGCGGGTGGTCGAAGCGATGGCGAAGGCGTCCTGCGCTTCGCGGCTGAAGCCATTGGTCTCGGCGCAATCCTCGGCGAAGGTGCCCATCAAGCGCCCCTTGTCATAGGCGTCTTCGAGGCCGTCGAGGAACATCGAGTCGAGCACACGGCCATGGCCCATGCGATAACCGGCGCGGGCACGATCCAGCAAGTACGGCGAGTTGGACATGCTT
Proteins encoded in this window:
- a CDS encoding acyl-CoA dehydrogenase, translated to MIPNQDQQQIRDMARQFAEERLKPFAAEWDREHRFPREAISEMAELGFFGMLVAEQWGGCDTGYLAYAMALEEIAAGDGACSTIMSVHNSVGCVPILKFGNDDQRERFLKPLASGAMLGAFALTEPQAGSDASSLKTRARLDGDHYVLNGCKQFITSGQNAGVVIVFAVTDPSAGKRGISAFIVPTDSPGYKVARVEDKLGQHASDTCQILFEDVKVPVANRLGEEGEGYKIALANLEGGRVGIASQAVGMARAAFEAARDYARERDTFGKPIIEHQAVAFRLADMATQIAVARQMVHYAAALRDSGQPALVEASMAKLFASEMAEKVCSMALQTLGGYGYLNDFPLERIYRDVRVCQIYEGTSDIQRMVISRNL
- a CDS encoding enoyl-CoA hydratase, with the protein product MTYETILLEIRDRVGLITLNRPQALNALNAQLVSEVNHALDALEADAHIGCIVLTGSKKAFAAGADIKEMAELTYPQIYMDDLFSDSDRVANRRKPIIAAVNGFALGGGCELALMCDFILAGDNARFGQPEINLGVLPGMGGTQRLTRAVGKAKAMDMCLSGRMIDAVEAERCGIVARIVPSDELLEEALKVAAVIASKSLPIAMMIKESVNRAFEVNLTEGVRFERRVFHAAFATQDQKEGMAAFVGKRDPVFRGK
- a CDS encoding acyl-CoA dehydrogenase family protein, whose protein sequence is MHDLELTEEQVMIRDMARDFARGEIAPHAQAWEKAGWIDDALVAKMGELGLLGMVVPEEWGGTYVDYVAYALAVEEISAGDGATGAFMSIHNSVGCGPVLNYGSEAQKQTWLASLASGETIGCFCLTEPQAGSEAHNLRTRAELRDGQWVINGAKQFVSNGKRAKLAIVFAVTDPDLGKKGLSAFLVPTDTPGFIVDRTEHKMGIRASDTCAVTLNNCAVPEANLLGERGKGLAIALSNLEGGRIGIAAQALGIARAAFEAALAYSKDRVQFDKPIIEHQSIANLLADMHMQINAARLMILHAARLRTAGKPCLSEASQAKLFASEMAEKVCSSAIQIHGGYGYLEDYPVEKYYRDARITQIYEGSSEIQRMVIARDLKNYQL
- a CDS encoding enoyl-CoA hydratase/isomerase family protein codes for the protein MTAQASSPRTESMDATQNEVLAEVRNHIGHLTLNRPAGLNAITLDMVRQLQRQLDAWATDADVNAVVLRGAGEKAFCAGGDIRSLYDSYKSGDTLHEDFFVEEYALDLTLHHYRKPVLALMDGFVLGGGMGLVQGADLRVVTEKSRLAMPEVAIGYFPDVGGSYFLSRIPGELGIYLGVSGVQIRAADALYCGLADWYLDSNKLSLLDEKLDQMEWQDTPLKALQNLLAKHAVQTLPDAPLQTLRPVIDHFFALPDVPSMVEQLRAVTVADSHEWATATADLLETRSPLAMAVTLEMLRRGRHLSLEHCFALELHLDRQWFARGDLIEGVRALLIDKDKSPRWNPPTLAGLDAAKVASFFHGFDESGN
- a CDS encoding HPP family protein yields the protein MLARWLPAAINTRPSEWSRAAIGMALGTLFSVWLCAQVFGHEVAYHLIGPLGASAVLLFAVSSGALAQPWSILGGYLCAGVVALLVAHVLGRTLGSACLAAGMALILMCWLRCLHPPAGALALTLVLADPATIALDWKAMEPVMLGAACMLASALAYNNLTRIRYPKRPADPAPPVVPVDSQAITAEDLKRALADMEAFIDVTPEDLERLIHATELHAKRRSIGEVFTR
- a CDS encoding MFS transporter codes for the protein MATYSRLIRRLMISSLSVVISRALISPLLTLFLSNTLGLNPQDVGLLLGIAVFSATLLSLYGGYIIDRLDKRRLLILTMLSSGIGLILLTFAQNLYLTTLVLIISETASALFLICSKAILSENLPVGQRVKAFSLNYTLTNIGYAVGPMIGVVIAGVEPAAPFLVAGAIAIGSIFLLLGVGRDAKPESSINPPPSFVNTLVILKNDRTMVLFTLGCLLSTLVHGRFTLYLSQYLLVTHTQQQTLDTMAALLACNAITVILLQYQVGRLLTRERLRHWIAGGTALFIVGLIGFSLADSLVGWCVAMFIFTLGEMIIYPADFLFVDTLAPEHLRGSYYGAQNLAALGGAASPVICGFLLMHTPAPSMFYALSALAAVGGYLCFMSGRRIAIAQK
- a CDS encoding acetyl-CoA C-acyltransferase, which codes for MTVSNDPIVIVSAVRTPMGGFQGELKSLTAPQLGAAAIKAAVERAGVASDAVDEVLFGCVLPAGLGQAPARQAALGAGLDKSTRCTTVNKMCGSGMQTTIMAHDMLLAGSADVVIAGGMESMSNSPYLLDRARAGYRMGHGRVLDSMFLDGLEDAYDKGRLMGTFAEDCAETNGFSREAQDAFAIASTTRAQQAIKDGSFQDEIVPLTVTVGKEQVLISHDEQPPKARLDKVASLKPAFREGGTVTAANSSSISDGAAALVLMRQSHAQQLGLTPLAVIHGHAAFADTPGLFPTAPIGAIKTLLKRTGWALDQVDLFEVNEAFAVVGMAAMTHLQIPHDKLNVHGGACALGHPIGASGARILVTLLAALRQKQLKRGIAAICIGGGEATAMAVECLY